A genomic region of Lodderomyces elongisporus chromosome 5, complete sequence contains the following coding sequences:
- the IDI1 gene encoding isopentenyl-diphosphate delta-isomerase idi1 (BUSCO:EOG0926458I) produces the protein MSSEYAQLVASLTPEAIQQKWPEITPLKQISGIPRSAGSDTSSTQSSTQETELFDGHDEEQIRLMEELCIILDYDDHPLGAGTKKLCHIMENINQGLLHRAFSVFLFNESGKLLLQQRADEKITFPAMWTNTCCSHPLCVPSELGIDVKSGAKDVNSLDVAVQGAKVAAQRKLDHELGISLQDVPIENFTYLTRIHYKSASGEEQTSKWGEHEIDYILILRTKDDITINANYNEVKDYKYVSADELKEMFNDENLVFTPWFKLICQTFLFKWWSNLDNLQQFKDDEIHRLL, from the coding sequence ATGTCATCAGAGTATGCCCAATTAGTAGCTAGCCTCACCCCAGAAGCTATCCAACAGAAATGGCCAGAAATCACTCCATTGAAGCAGATTTCTGGTATTCCAAGATCAGCTGGGTCTGATACATCGTCTACTCAGTCATCAACACAGGAAACCGAATTATTTGATGGCCACGACGAAGAACAAATCAGACTCATGGAAGAACTCTGTATCATTTTGGACTATGATGATCACCCCTTAGGTGCAGGTACCAAGAAACTTTGTCACATTATGGAAAACATTAACCAGGGTCTTTTGCATCGTGCATTTTCGGTGTTTTTGTTCAACGAAAGTGGGAAACTATTATTACAACAGAGGGCAGACGAGAAAATCACTTTTCCCGCAATGTGGACAAACACATGCTGCTCTCATCCATTATGTGTGCCGCTGGAGCTTGGGATCGATGTCAAAAGTGGTGCCAAAGATGTTAATTCACTAGACGTTGCTGTTCAAGGTGCTAAGGTTGCCGCACAACGTAAATTGGACCATGAATTGGGTATTTCATTGCAAGACGTGCCCATTGAAAACTTTACCTACTTGACTCGTATCCACTACAAGTCTGCAAGTGGAGAGGAACAAACCTCGAAATGGGGAGAACACGAAATTGACtatattttgattttgagaaCCAAGGACGATATCACGATCAACGCCAACTACAACGAAGTAAAAGATTACAAATATGTAAGCGCTGATGAATTGAAGGAGATGTTCAATGATGAAAACTTGGTGTTTACACCGTGGTTCAAGTTGATCTGCCAAACTTTCTTGTTTAAATGGTGGAGCAACTTGGATAATTTACAGCAATTCAAAGACGATGAGATACACCGTTTACtttag
- the BFR1 gene encoding multicopy suppressor of BFA (Brefeldin A) (BUSCO:EOG09264HOY) encodes MSSDSFSETSASKPSTQRKFIKRPDDKAMKDQIENLRKEIKQLDLASNEITAQIAKHQIDQKIMDERNKLTSELKALQSKQSGSKNERHALNEQIKAIDGQMKKKIAEIQQQTSKNNYKSVAEIDDKINSLDKLIDAGQLKLADERRYVKEMSALRKLRKDFGSIEQTQASIDQDKEKIAELKKKVAATHNKELNAQYDALQKKVDEINESNKTIISKRNELYDKRGELKKQKDAKYDEIRKLRAEFDEKFAHFKKLMAEEKAKREEEYKAQILEEKKAKLKKRIEAELAEASVPAFTEEINSLHNCLSYFDPSYVKPTKQENQINNGSNSNIPSTTNNAARTIEFPEDLVIVKKEQEAFFVGNKKKGKGAKKQQQQQQQQQQQSKAKNFSVAPEIVVALSDLHIPFPLKEDDVPETIKLLKETLEALQDKQEEQTQKNIERAKARIAKFEAEQANDDENEEEEEEEEEEEGEEEVNTEEN; translated from the coding sequence ATGTCTAGTGATTCATTTTCTGAAACCTCGGCTTCCAAGCCTTCAACCCAAAGAAAGTTCATCAAGCGTCCAGATGACAAGGCCATGAAGGACCAGATTGAGAACTTGAGAAAAGAGATTAAACAATTGGACTTGGCCTCCAATGAGATCACTGCTCAAATTGCTAAGCACcaaattgatcaaaaaattatggatgaaagaaacaagttGACTTCTGAATTGAAGGCATTGCAATCCAAGCAATCCGGTTCAAAGAATGAAAGGCATGCTTTGAATGAACAAATCAAGGCTATTGACGGtcaaatgaagaagaagattgcagagattcaacaacaaacctCAAAGAACAACTACAAGAGCGTTGCTGAAATCGATGACAAGATCAATAGTTTGGACAAGTTGATTGATGCTGGACAATTGAAATTGGCTGATGAAAGAAGATATGTTAAGGAGATGAGCGCCTTGCGTAAGTTGCGTAAGGATTTTGGAAGTATCGAGCAAACTCAAGCTTCTATTGATCAGGATAAAGAGAAGATTGCtgagttgaaaaagaaggttgCAGCAACTCACAACAAAGAGTTGAATGCTCAATACGATGCACTTCAGAAGAAGGTTGATGAGATCAATGAGTCAAACAAGACCATCATTTCCAAGAGAAATGAGTTGTATGACAAGAGAGGTGagttgaagaagcaaaaagatGCCAAATATGATGAGATTAGAAAGTTGAGAGCTGAATTTGACGAAAAGTTTGCTCATTTCAAGAAACTCATGGCTGAGGAGAAAGCCAAGAGGGAAGAAGAGTACAAAGCACAAATTttggaagagaaaaaagccaaattgaagaagagaattGAGGCAGAATTGGCCGAGGCTTCAGTTCCTGCATTCACTGAAGAAATCAACTCTCTTCATAATTGTTTGAGTTACTTTGATCCATCGTACGTTAAGCCAACCAAGCAAGAAAACCAAATCAACAATggttcaaactcaaacatcccttcaacaacaaacaatgcCGCTAGAACGATTGAATTCCCAGAGGACTTGGTCATtgtcaaaaaagaacaagaagcaTTCTTTGTCGGtaacaaaaagaagggCAAAGGTGCTaagaagcagcagcagcaacaacagcaacaacaacagcagtcAAAGGCCAAGAACTTTTCTGTTGCACCagaaattgttgttgctttgaGTGATTTGCACATTCCATTCCCATTGAAAGAGGATGATGTGCCAGAAACTATTAAACTCTTGAAAGAAACTTTGGAGGCATTGCAAGATAAACAAGAGGAGCAAACTCAAAAGAATATTGAAAGAGCCAAGGCTAGAATTGCTAAATTCGAAGCTGAACAAGCTaacgatgatgaaaatgaggaagaagaagaggaggaagaagaagaggaaggagaagaagaagttaaCACTGAAGAAAATTAA